The following are from one region of the Salvia hispanica cultivar TCC Black 2014 chromosome 1, UniMelb_Shisp_WGS_1.0, whole genome shotgun sequence genome:
- the LOC125201802 gene encoding uncharacterized protein LOC125201802 has translation MSSSGGGGLSNLGISLVIIFAIALLAIFAQVFYIIWRRLAFRRRTSAASSSRYSSSESTPSKELLYFFCVRPQLDLDRTSPAAIDGRNSNRESDVEVIDIDLLKIEGVFGPPRFLFTIKEEEKEGTESPAKTAVEIVGDEKRGGVSLEECFRSEEETVEVKIDDCSRDDDATPFSTPCASPLYFTPTASPVHAVVNARSTGVAV, from the coding sequence ATgagcagcagcggcggcggaggatTAAGCAATTTAGGCATTTCTCTAGTCATAATATTCGCAATCGCGCTTCTCGCAATCTTCGCGCAGGTTTTCTACATCATTTGGCGCCGCCTAGCCTTCCGCCGTCGAACCAGTGCCGCTAGCAGCTCGCGCTACTCTTCGTCGGAATCCACACCGTCAAAGGAGCTCCTCTATTTCTTCTGCGTAAGACCTCAGCTGGACCTCGATCGCACCTCGCCGGCTGCGATCGACGGAAGGAATTCGAATCGTGAATCCGATGTGGAGGTAATTGACATCGATTTGCTCAAAATTGAAGGGGTGTTTGGACCGCCGAGATTTCTGTTCACCATCAAAGAGGAGGAGAAAGAGGGCACGGAGTCGCCGGCGAAGACGGCGGTGGAAATTGTTGGTGATGAGAAGAGAGGCGGCGTGAGTTTGGAGGAGTGTTTTCGATCCGAGGAAGAGACGGTGGAGGTGAAGATTGACGATTGCAGTAGAGATGATGATGCGACGCCGTTTTCGACGCCTTGCGCTTCGCCACTGTATTTCACTCCGACGGCTTCTCCAGTGCATGCGGTGGTCAATGCCCGGTCAACGGGGGTTGCcgtttaa
- the LOC125200633 gene encoding protein WHAT'S THIS FACTOR 1 homolog, chloroplastic isoform X1 → MSMPICCMMSKPRMNPSYRFFFMNDYKNQHCISSSHLQLRRMTSSKRVQDRSKFKRVHDLEIAAEKHKVMSKILHMFEILKGEPENIVPLRNLDKHRKQINLPKPNKFSDFLRKAPKLFEMYKDSRGIIWCGMTPKAEELVKEEEEIIEKNGAQSAEYVTRMLMMAADKRLRLDKVAHFRRDLGFPMDFRKNWVHNYPDNFKVIQPFKPFDDTEYLELVSWNPNWAITELEKTVLGVIEGQDCSDHVPGLLSLPFPLKFPATYKKLYRDGGKIAHFQKREYLSPYADGSGLQAGSLEFDKRAVAIMHELLSFSIEKRLVTDILTHFRPEFNMPQKLMRLLLKHCGIFYVSDRGRRFSAFLNEAYDRSELIQKHPLVVWRENVLSHVGFRGKKKKIDTSADISDLDEKDLFGCDCEDDDDHHIEVKLGREETMHSLDGASDMDESEMDVEGVRGEYND, encoded by the exons ATGAGCATGCCTATTTGCTG CATGATGTCCAAGCCTCGAATGAATCCCAGCTATAGATTCTTCTTCATGAATGACTATAAAAATCAGCACTGCATCTCATCCTCACATCTCCAACTGCGAAGGATGACTTCCAGCAAGAGGGTTCAGGACCGAAGCAAGTTCAAGCGAGTCCATGACCTTGAAATCGCGGCTGAGAAGCACAAGGTAATGTCCAAGATCCTGCATATGTTTGAGATACTCAAAGGGGAGCCCGAAAACATCGTTCCCTTAAGAAATCTCGACAAGCATCGCAAGCAGATCAATCTCCCCAAACCCAACAAATTTTCGGATTTCCTTCGGAAAGCACCGAAGCTCTTCGAGATGTACAAAGACAGCAGGGGCATAATCTGGTGTGGGATGACGCCTAAAGCCGAGGAGCTGGtaaaagaggaagaagaaatcaTCGAAAAAAATGGAGCGCAATCTGCTGAGTACGTGACTAGGATGTTGATGATGGCGGCGGATAAGCGGCTGCGCCTTGACAAGGTCGCACATTTTAGGCGGGATTTAGGGTTTCCGATGGACTTTAGGAAGAATTGGGTCCATAACTATCCTGATAATTTCAAGGTCATTCAGCCATTTAAACCTTTTGATGATACTGAATATTTGGAGCTCGTGTCCTGGAACCCTAATTGGGCAATCACGGAGCTGGAGAAGACTGTCTTAGGTGTAATTGAAGGGCAGGATTGCAGTGATCATGTCCCAGGGTTGCTATCACTGCCTTTCCCGTTGAAATTTCCTGCTACTTACAAGAAGTTATATCGCGATGGTGGGAAAATCGCTCATTTTCAGAAAAGGGAGTATCTGTCTCCTTATGCAGATGGTAGTGGCTTGCAAGCCGGGTCTCTCGAGTTTGATAAGCGGGCGGTGGCGATTATGCACGAGTTGCTCAGCTTTAGCATTGAGAAAAGATTAGTGACTGATATTTTAACACATTTTAGGCCTGAGTTCAACATGCCGCAGAAGTTGATGAGGCTTCTGCTGAAGCATTGTGGGATTTTCTATGTTTCTGATAGGGGAAGGAGGTTTAGTGCCTTCTTGAATGAAGCTTATGACCGCTCGGAGTTGATTCAGAAGCATCCGTTGGTTGTTTGGAGAGAAAATGTTTTGAGTCATGTTGGTTTTAgggggaagaagaaaaagattgATACTTCTGCAGATATCTCAGATTTAGATGAGAAGGATTTGTTCGGGTGTGATTGTGAGGATGATGATGATCACCACATTGAGGTGAAACTTGGGCGGGAAGAGACGATGCATTCTTTAGATGGTGCTTCTGATATGGATGAATCTGAAATGGATGTTGAGGGGGTCCGAGGCGAATACAACGATTGA
- the LOC125200633 gene encoding protein WHAT'S THIS FACTOR 1 homolog, chloroplastic isoform X2, giving the protein MMSKPRMNPSYRFFFMNDYKNQHCISSSHLQLRRMTSSKRVQDRSKFKRVHDLEIAAEKHKVMSKILHMFEILKGEPENIVPLRNLDKHRKQINLPKPNKFSDFLRKAPKLFEMYKDSRGIIWCGMTPKAEELVKEEEEIIEKNGAQSAEYVTRMLMMAADKRLRLDKVAHFRRDLGFPMDFRKNWVHNYPDNFKVIQPFKPFDDTEYLELVSWNPNWAITELEKTVLGVIEGQDCSDHVPGLLSLPFPLKFPATYKKLYRDGGKIAHFQKREYLSPYADGSGLQAGSLEFDKRAVAIMHELLSFSIEKRLVTDILTHFRPEFNMPQKLMRLLLKHCGIFYVSDRGRRFSAFLNEAYDRSELIQKHPLVVWRENVLSHVGFRGKKKKIDTSADISDLDEKDLFGCDCEDDDDHHIEVKLGREETMHSLDGASDMDESEMDVEGVRGEYND; this is encoded by the coding sequence ATGATGTCCAAGCCTCGAATGAATCCCAGCTATAGATTCTTCTTCATGAATGACTATAAAAATCAGCACTGCATCTCATCCTCACATCTCCAACTGCGAAGGATGACTTCCAGCAAGAGGGTTCAGGACCGAAGCAAGTTCAAGCGAGTCCATGACCTTGAAATCGCGGCTGAGAAGCACAAGGTAATGTCCAAGATCCTGCATATGTTTGAGATACTCAAAGGGGAGCCCGAAAACATCGTTCCCTTAAGAAATCTCGACAAGCATCGCAAGCAGATCAATCTCCCCAAACCCAACAAATTTTCGGATTTCCTTCGGAAAGCACCGAAGCTCTTCGAGATGTACAAAGACAGCAGGGGCATAATCTGGTGTGGGATGACGCCTAAAGCCGAGGAGCTGGtaaaagaggaagaagaaatcaTCGAAAAAAATGGAGCGCAATCTGCTGAGTACGTGACTAGGATGTTGATGATGGCGGCGGATAAGCGGCTGCGCCTTGACAAGGTCGCACATTTTAGGCGGGATTTAGGGTTTCCGATGGACTTTAGGAAGAATTGGGTCCATAACTATCCTGATAATTTCAAGGTCATTCAGCCATTTAAACCTTTTGATGATACTGAATATTTGGAGCTCGTGTCCTGGAACCCTAATTGGGCAATCACGGAGCTGGAGAAGACTGTCTTAGGTGTAATTGAAGGGCAGGATTGCAGTGATCATGTCCCAGGGTTGCTATCACTGCCTTTCCCGTTGAAATTTCCTGCTACTTACAAGAAGTTATATCGCGATGGTGGGAAAATCGCTCATTTTCAGAAAAGGGAGTATCTGTCTCCTTATGCAGATGGTAGTGGCTTGCAAGCCGGGTCTCTCGAGTTTGATAAGCGGGCGGTGGCGATTATGCACGAGTTGCTCAGCTTTAGCATTGAGAAAAGATTAGTGACTGATATTTTAACACATTTTAGGCCTGAGTTCAACATGCCGCAGAAGTTGATGAGGCTTCTGCTGAAGCATTGTGGGATTTTCTATGTTTCTGATAGGGGAAGGAGGTTTAGTGCCTTCTTGAATGAAGCTTATGACCGCTCGGAGTTGATTCAGAAGCATCCGTTGGTTGTTTGGAGAGAAAATGTTTTGAGTCATGTTGGTTTTAgggggaagaagaaaaagattgATACTTCTGCAGATATCTCAGATTTAGATGAGAAGGATTTGTTCGGGTGTGATTGTGAGGATGATGATGATCACCACATTGAGGTGAAACTTGGGCGGGAAGAGACGATGCATTCTTTAGATGGTGCTTCTGATATGGATGAATCTGAAATGGATGTTGAGGGGGTCCGAGGCGAATACAACGATTGA
- the LOC125194176 gene encoding plasma membrane ATPase 2-like: MNPSASLLGNHKDESVAGLHFKELIEKADVFSGVFSGGHKYEIMKKLQQRKHMVGKTSDDVNEQGRDIGIAVSDSARSASDIMLTKPGLSVIIRVEPYFRE, encoded by the exons ATGAATCCATCCGCTTCTTTACTTGGTAATCACAAGGATGAGTCTGTAGCCGGCCTTCATTTTAAAGAACTGATTGAGAAGGCAGATGTTTTTTCTGGGGTGTTTTCAGGTGGG CACAAATATGAAATCATGAAGAAATTGCAGCAGAGGAAACACATGGTTGGCAAGACAAGTGATGATGTCAATGAACAAGGCAGAGATATAGGAATTGCAGTTTCTGACTCTGCAAGAAGTGCTTCTGACATTATGCTCACTAAACCTGGGCTTAGTGTTATCATTAGAGTGGAGCCATATTTTAGAGAATGA
- the LOC125200634 gene encoding phosphatidylinositol N-acetylglucosaminyltransferase subunit C, which translates to MDSPTNHKWRKVAYGGMQPGFDDNHTDESFLEDMIMNANVVKRDLVKVILDAVSISQYLCVVALVVLVWTCTLRSIFSEQSLLLLDIALLGWGFVVVLLTAEMLSYELLLNYILRTSFFITGLYILSPIYHTLTRSISSDTIWALTASLVVLHLFLHNYSSSTAEAPGALEFSTFTNNISLNVSIVASLLVASRLPSRLHVFAIVLFSLQVFLFAPFVSYCIKKYSFRLHLCFSLGLMAVTLFFVYHLHQLLFILLLSILVFVNLVCPYWLIRIQEYKFEINGPWDEAKLCFNITE; encoded by the coding sequence ATGGATTCTCCAACAAATCATAAATGGAGGAAAGTTGCATATGGCGGGATGCAGCCCGGGTTTGATGACAATCATACTGATGAGTCTTTCCTAGAAGACATGATTATGAATGCCAATGTTGTGAAAAGAGATCTGGTTAAGGTGATTCTTGATGCGGTTTCCATCTCACAATATTTGTGTGTTGTTGCTCTTGTTGTCTTGGTCTGGACTTGTACACTTAGATCCATCTTTAGCGAACAGTCTCTCTTGTTACTTGACATTGCTCTTCTTGGGTGGGGTTTTGTAGTTGTTCTCTTGACAGCAGAAATGCTATCGTATGAGCTACTGCTCAATTATATTCTCAGAACCTCTTTTTTCATAACCGGCCTATACATTTTATCTCCTATCTATCACACTTTGACACGCTCCATAAGTTCAGATACCATTTGGGCACTCACGGCTTCTCTTGTCGTACTCCATTTGTTTCTGCATAACTATTCTAGTTCCACGGCAGAAGCTCCCGGGGCTCTAGAGTTTTCTACCTTCACGAACAATATTTCTCTTAATGTTTCTATAGTTGCTTCACTTCTGGTTGCTTCCCGACTTCCTTCAAGGCTCCATGTTTTTGCTATCGTTCTGTTCTCCTTGCAAGTCTTCTTGTTTGCTCCATTTGTTAGTTATTGTATCAAGAAATACTCTTTCCGATTACATTTGTGTTTCTCGTTGGGTTTGATGGCTGTAACTCTGTTTTTTGTTTACCACTTACACCAATTGCTCTTTATATTGTTGCTGAGCATATTGGTATTTGTTAATTTGGTCTGCCCCTATTGGCTGATTAGAATTCAAGAGTACaaatttgagataaatggCCCCTGGGATGAGGCTAAGCTCTGTTTTAACATAACAGAGTGA
- the LOC125210749 gene encoding NDR1/HIN1-like protein 1, giving the protein MSEKVCDHHDTARRKMARRCGAALLTFIFVFLLIVLLVWAILQPKKPRFTLQDATIFNLNISAPNVISTTVQVTVNSRNPNSRIGVYYDRLDVYATYRSQQISYYTVIPPVYQGHKDVNVWSPFLYGNNVPVAPYNGIALAQDQSNGAINLLIKINGRVRWKVGSFISGRYHLHVACAAYIPIGNSKNTGIVIGNAVKYQLSQSCTVNV; this is encoded by the exons atgTCGGAGAAAGTATGCGACCACCACGACACCGCCCGGCGCAAGATGGCGCGGCGGTGCGGCGCAGCCCTCCTAACCTTCATCTTCGTGTTCCTCCTCATCGTCCTCCTCGTGTGGGCCATCCTCCAGCCCAAGAAGCCCCGCTTCACCCTCCAAGACGCCACCATCTTCAACCTCAACATCTCCGCCCCCAACGTCATCTCCACCACTGTCCAAGTCACCGTCAACTCCCGTAACCCCAACTCTCGCATCGGCGTCTACTATGACCGCCTCGACGTCTACGCCACCTACCGCAGTCAGCAGATCAGCTACTACACA GTGATCCCACCCGTCTACCAGGGCCACAAGGACGTGAACGTGTGGTCCCCATTCCTCTACGGAAACAACGTCCCTGTCGCCCCTTACAACGGCATCGCCCTAGCTCAGGATCAGAGCAACGGCGCCATTAACCTCCTCATCAAGATCAACGGCCGCGTCCGCTGGAAGGTCGGATCCTTCATCTCTGGCCGCTACCACCTCCATGTCGCCTGCGCCGCCTATATCCCCATCGGAAATAGTAAGAACACCGGCATCGTCATCGGCAATGCAGTTAAGTATCAGCTTTCACAGAGTTGTACTGTCAatgtttga
- the LOC125194183 gene encoding uncharacterized protein LOC125194183: MASPPAAAAPFQPVYLHQLYRDPAPEPLPLVRREMLFFCRTLKWCVLGFIFLASFLVLMWIIFHPTFPLLNVSSASMSPVAFNASAASADCNITFILTNPNHHLTASYDQMEISLLYASQQVPLSIFHQPPIVQPKRGQTTLQANLSFSGVDLGGGMVNLMKQDVDRGSLGLTVKIFSVIKFRNGKWKTKSRYMRAYCPGVSFGFVSSNKSGIFLNPYQECQVYLYSK, translated from the coding sequence ATGGCTTCTCCTCCCGCCGCCGCGGCGCCTTTCCAGCCAGTCTACCTCCACCAGCTCTACCGCGATCCCGCCCCCGAGCCCCTCCCCTTGGTCCGCCGCGAGATGCTCTTCTTCTGCCGCACCTTGAAGTGGTGCGTCCTCGGCTTCATCTTCCTCGCCAGCTTCCTCGTGCTGATGTGGATAATTTTCCACCCTACCTTCCCGCTCCTCAACGTCTCCTCCGCCTCCATGTCCCCCGTCGCCTTCAacgcctccgccgcctccgccgACTGCAACATCACCTTTATCCTCACCAATCCCAACCACCACCTCACAGCGTCATACGACCAAATGGAAATCTCCCTGCTCTACGCATCGCAGCAGGTTCCCCTCTCGATTTTCCACCAGCCGCCAATCGTGCAGCCCAAGCGCGGCCAGACGACTTTGCAGGCTAATCTCAGCTTCTCCGGCGTAGATCTCGGTGGTGGCATGGTCAACTTGATGAAGCAGGACGTTGATCGCGGGAGCTTGGGGCTTACGGTTAAGATTTTCTCAGTGATTAAATTTAGGAATGGGAAATGGAAGACCAAGTCTCGTTACATGAGGGCTTACTGTCCTGGTGTGAGTTTCGGCTTTGTTTCGAGTAACAAGTCTGGCATCTTCTTGAATCCATATCAGGAATGCCAGGTTTATCTTTACTCCAAGTGA